From Pseudomonas sp. AN-1:
TCTGTTTTGCCGCGAACCTGCCTTCTACAGTGTGCAACGTGCCGCGCCTTGCGCTGCGGCCGCCTGGACACCGTCAGCAGAAAGGTTTCGACATGAGCACAACGATTTCCGAACAGGCCTACGACTACAAAGTCGTCCGCCAGTTTGCCGTGATGACCGTGGTCTGGGGCGTCGTCGGCATGGCCATGGGGGTGTTGATCGCCTCGCAGCTGGTCTGGCCCGCCCTCAACTTCGACCTCGGATGGACCAGCTTCGGCCGCCTGCGCCCGCTGCACACCAGCCTGGTGATCTTCGCCTTCGGCGGTTGCGGGCTGTTCGCCGCCTCCTACTACACGGTACAGCGCACCTGCCAGGCCCGCCTGTTCGGTGGCCCGCTGATCGGCTTCACCTTCTGGGGCTGGCAGGCGGTGATCGCCATCATGCTGGTCAGCCTGCCGCTGGGCTACACCACCACCAAGGAATACGCCGAAATCGAGTTCACCGGCGCGGTGGTGATGGCCATCGTCTGGGTCGCCTACGCCGTGGTGTTCTTCGGCACGGTGATGCGCCGCCGGACCAGGCACATCTACGTCGGCAACTGGTTCTTCGGCGCCTTCATCCTCGCCACGGCGATGCTGCACATCGTCAACCACCTGGCCATCCCGGTCGGCTGGTTCAAGTCCTACTCGCTCTACTCCGGCGCCACCGACGCCATGGTGCAGTGGTGGTACGGCCACAACGCGGTGGGCTTCTTCCTGACCACGGGCTTCCTCGGCATGATGTACTACTTCGTGCCCAAGCAGGCCGGCCGCCCGGTGTATTCCTACCGGCTGTCGATCGTGCACTTCTGGGCGCTGATCACCCTGTACATCTGGGCCGGCCCGCACCACCTGCACTACACCGCGCTGCCCGACTGGGCGCAGACCCTCGGCATGGTGATGTCGATCATCCTGCTCGCGCCGAGCTGGGGCGGCATGATCAACGGCATGATGACCCTATCCGGCTCCTGGCATAAGTTGCGCACCGACCCGATCCTGCGCTTCCTGGTGGTGTCGCTGGCCTTCTACGGCATGTCCACCTTCGAGGGGCCGATGATGGCGATCAAGACCGTCAACGCCCTGTCCCACTACACCGACTGGACCATCGGCCATGTGCACGCCGGGGCGCTCGGCTGGGTGGCGATGATCACCTTCGGCTCGCTGTACCACCTGATCCCCAAGGTGTTCGGCCGCGCGCAGATGCACAGCGTCGCCCTGATCAACCTGCATTTCTGGCTGGCGACCATCGGTACCGTGCTGTACATCGCCTCGATGTGGGTCAACGGCATCATGCAGGGCCTGATGTGGCGGGCCACCAACGAGGACGGCACCCTGACCTATTCGTTCGTCGAGGCGCTGGAGGCCAGCCACGCCGGCTTCCTGGTGCGACTGATCGGCGGCCTGTTCTTCCTCAGCGGCATGCTGCTGATGGCCTGGAACACCTGGCGCACCGTGCGCCTTGCCGACCCTGTCGTCTCTCAGGCTCATGCGCAGTGCGCATGACCTTTCGCCCGGCGCTTGCACCGGGCCTTTTCATTTGAGGAGCAACACCATGACCAACGAGTTCTGGTTGCTGACCTGCGCGACCCTGTTCATCGCCGCCGTGCAGTTCTGTCTCTCGGGCAAGAGCCAGCGCGGTCTGGACGAGGCGACCATGCTGCCCTTTGCGGACGACCCGGAGGTGGCGCGGCGCATGGAGCAGGCCACCGGGCGCAGCCGCACGGGATGTGCCTGTCCTGGTTCTTGCCGTGGCCGCTGTGATGACTGGAACAACTTCCGCGCCTGATCCGTACCCCGAACGGCGGCGTCATGCCCCAAACGCCAACGGCCCGCACAAGGCGGGCCGTTGGCTGGACCTGGGTGAAGCGATCCGATCAGGCCACCGCGCGCATCGCGACATGCCAAAGACAGTGATCGCAAAGTCGTGCACGTACGCCTCCATGACGTCAGCAGAGCGTCAGCCTTCAGGACAGTGCTCAAACTCCGCCGCCAAGCGTGCGACGCTCATCCCAAGTACGATCTGATCGTCCGGGACGAGCAGGTAAGTCCAGGGCTTGCCGCCGTTGCTCAGCGCATGCTCGTTGGCAAACCCGCACCAGCGCACTGCGGCACGGGCCTTGGCCTGCACCTCGTCATGGTCGATCTGGTCGGCGCGCTTGGGCTCGACGATCAGATGCACCCTATCGGTTTCCACCACGAAGTCCGGCTCGTAGTTGCGCCCTTCCTGGTATTCGATACGGAACTGGCCGGGGGCCGGCTTCATCCACTTGAGCACCTTGTCGTCGTCCTCGAGCAGCTGTGCCAGGCGCCACTCACCCTCGACCGAGTCGAACTTCTGGTAAGGGAAACAGCACCTCTGGAAACCTTCGAACACCATCTGGCGGATCGCGCGGCGGTCGGTGATGGGGGCACGGAAATGTCGAGGCTTCTCACCCGCCGGCAGGATGAAGGTAGCCGGGCGCAACACCTCGAAGCCTGCAATCACCTTGCCGCGATAGTCGCAGGGCGTGGTCCAGCGCTGCTCCTGCATCTGCGCCCAGATGAAGTCGCCCAGCTGTTTCTGCCAGTAGAGCAGGACATTCTCCACCTCCGCCTCGTCGTGCAGGTAGCTGCGCAGATGCTCGACCAACTGCCCCGCCAGCTTGTACAGCAGGTCGGCATACTGGTCGTAATCCACCTCGTCGCGGGCGAACAACTGGCGAACCAGGTAATCCTCCGGACGTGCCTCGCGGGCCTGCTGCGGCCCCCACTGGATGCTTGCGCTGCGCTCGCTTTCCAGATGGCGCAGGAGCATTTCCTGGCTGACCGGCTCGAAGCGGATCTTGCTCAGGTTCTGCAGATCGAAATCGTGGAAACCGTAGTTCACCTCGCGGCTGGGCAGCACGGTGATATGCGGGATGTCGATGGTCAGTTCGACGGCCTTTTCCGTCACGCTGCGCACCAGGCTCTCGATCTCGGCCGTGCTGGGCAGCGGCTCGCTTTCCAGGCCGCCCAGTTCCTGCTGAACGGGACGCTGCTCCTGCAGGGTGCGCTGCACGCGGCGGATCAGCTTCTGCTGCAGCGACTCGTCGGCCAGTTGG
This genomic window contains:
- a CDS encoding cbb3-type cytochrome c oxidase subunit 3, yielding MTNEFWLLTCATLFIAAVQFCLSGKSQRGLDEATMLPFADDPEVARRMEQATGRSRTGCACPGSCRGRCDDWNNFRA
- the ccoN gene encoding cytochrome-c oxidase, cbb3-type subunit I, which encodes MSTTISEQAYDYKVVRQFAVMTVVWGVVGMAMGVLIASQLVWPALNFDLGWTSFGRLRPLHTSLVIFAFGGCGLFAASYYTVQRTCQARLFGGPLIGFTFWGWQAVIAIMLVSLPLGYTTTKEYAEIEFTGAVVMAIVWVAYAVVFFGTVMRRRTRHIYVGNWFFGAFILATAMLHIVNHLAIPVGWFKSYSLYSGATDAMVQWWYGHNAVGFFLTTGFLGMMYYFVPKQAGRPVYSYRLSIVHFWALITLYIWAGPHHLHYTALPDWAQTLGMVMSIILLAPSWGGMINGMMTLSGSWHKLRTDPILRFLVVSLAFYGMSTFEGPMMAIKTVNALSHYTDWTIGHVHAGALGWVAMITFGSLYHLIPKVFGRAQMHSVALINLHFWLATIGTVLYIASMWVNGIMQGLMWRATNEDGTLTYSFVEALEASHAGFLVRLIGGLFFLSGMLLMAWNTWRTVRLADPVVSQAHAQCA